The nucleotide sequence CCCCGTTCGGCGAACGCGAGATCGTCGGCTCGATTCTGGCCGAGCAACACGCCATGAGCTGGCGCCCGCATCTGCCGGCGACCACCACGGCCGATCGCTATTACGAACTACAAGTCGCGCACGAACGCCTCGCCGTTCAAAAAAATTGGCCTGACACGCCGAATCTGGCTCTCGACGGCAAGTCGCCCCGCAGCGCCGCGAGCGATCCCGCGCTACGCCGCCGGCTGGCCGCTGCCCTCTCCCTGCTTGAACTCTCATCGCAATCGCTGCTCGCGCCAGCGGATTTCGCGCCGGTCCGCGCGGAGCTCAAGTTGGAGGCTCCGGCGCCCATCGATCCCACCGCTACTGCGGCGGATGGCACGCCGATCCCCATTCCGGTGATGCGCTTGTCCAGGATCGACGCATCCAAGCTCAGCGATGAAGACCTGTTTCATGAATTGGATCGCGCCGGCGCCTATGCCGCGAGCGCATCCGTCGCTCATCTCGGCGCCGAAGCGCTGCGCCGTCCGAGCGTCACCGGCGAAACGCGGATGCGCGTGCTGCTGCTGATCGCCCGAAACGCGTCGGATTCGCGGTCGTCCGTCAAATACATTCAAGAGATTCAGCGGCTCGCGGTGCAAGCGAAGACTTCGCCCGCGCCGTTCCTGATCATGGAACTGCGCGTACGGCTTTCGCGCCGCGAACCGGAAGAAATTCAACGCCTCCTGCAAACGCTCATGACCAAGCACGCCCGCGAGCCGGGCGTGGCGCAGGCCGTGGGGACGATCCTGCAAGAGCTTGGCCTGGTCGGCCCCGACGGTCGGCCGACAATGCCGCCCCCCGGCGCAGCGTCCGCAGCCGCGGAAGATCCAGGCCAGTTGTGGACGCCCGAAAGCGCCGCCGCCAGTCCGGCCAAAGGCGGCCTCTGGATGCCCGGGATGGACTGATTTCGACCAGGCGTGGCAAACCGAGAACACTGTTGCTGCCACGCCACACGCGGCATCCGGTAAGACCTGCAGGAGGCGACCGCGCCGCCGATTTCTGCTGCGCCGTGGAAGCCCCGCGCACGGCTGTCCATCGTTCGGCATGCTAGGCTTGCGAAGTCCTCTCATCCATTGCGCGGCCCTTCCGCCGCGGCACGCATCCGTTCGGAGATTCGCCTTGAGCACCGCCATACTGTGCGCTCCCGCTGCGCCCACGAGACAGGTTGACGACGAATCCAGCATTCGGCTCTCGGAAGTCATGGCGTCCCTGTCGTGTGCGCTCGATATCACCGAAGGTCAGCCGGAAGGGCACGCGGCGCGCACCGCGCTCATCGGCATGCGCATCGCCAGCGAGATCGGCATGACGGCCGTGGATCGCGGCGCGCTTTTCTACGCCCTGCTGCTCAAAGACCTGGGCTGTTCCAGCAACTCGGCGAAGATGGCGTACCTGTTCGGCGCCGACGATCAGCGCCTTAAGCGCGATGTGAAGACCATCGACTGGCCGAAGATGCAACAGAGTTTCCGCTATCTGGTCTCGCATGCACTGCCCGAGGCGCATCCCTGGGAACGCGCTATGCGCATTGTCTCATTGGTGTTGCAAGGTCCGAAGGGGCCGCGGCAGTTAGTGGAAACGCGCTGCGAGCGCGGGGCATCGATCGCCCGTTCACTCGGCTTCCCTGAAGCCACGGCCGTCGCCATTCGTCAGCTCGACGAACATTGGAACGGCAAAGGCCATCCCGACGGCTTGAAGCGCGAGGAGATTTCACTGGGCGCCCGCATCGCGAATCTCGCGCAAACCGTGGAAGTCTTTTTCCGCGAGCGCGGCCGCGACGCGGCGCTGCAAATTGCGCGCGATCGCCGCAAGCGCTGGTTCGATCCCGAACTGGTCGACGCCTTTCTCGGTCTCCGCGACGACGTCCCCTTCTGGATGCACCTTGCCACGCCTGATCCGATGTCAGCGGCCGCGCGGCTCGAGCCGCGGGACGTGGCGCGCTATGTCAGCGAAGCGGAGTTGGACCGCATCGCCGCCGCCTTTGCGCAAGTGGTCGACGCCAAGAGCCCGTGGACGTTCAAACACTCCAGCGGCGTCGCCAAGATCGCCTCCGGCATCGCCTCGACGATCGGCTTCGACGCCGAAGACGTGCGCCGCGTGCATCGCATGGGCTTGTTGCACGATCTCGGCAAGCTCGGCGTCTCCAGCATGATCCTCGATAAGCCCGGCAAACTCACCGAAGAGGAGTTCGCCGCGCTCCGCGCCCATCCGGCCGATTCGGAACGCATTCTGGAGCGCGTCTCCTGCTTCGCCGCGTACGCGCCGCTCGCCGGGGCGCACCATGAACGACTTGATGGACGCGGTTACTTCCGCGGCATTCGCTCAGGCGATTTACCGCTGGCCGCGCGGCTCATGACCGTTTCCGATATCTACGAGGCTCTGACCGCGGCGCGTCCTTACCGCGATGGCATGCCGCAAGAAAAGGCGCTCGCAATTTTGCAAAAGGATTCCGGCAAAGCAGTCTGTAGCCTTGCCTGCGAGGGGTTGGTCGCCTATCTCAAACGCGAGGAAGTCACCAACCGTGTCGACGACCAGCTGCGGTCCCTCGACAGTTTGCTGAACGAACTTTCGGGCGAACACCAGGTTCCTTTGGGACCAGCCTGAAAAAGTCGCCGCAGGTGACAGGACCGCACCTTGCGCGCGAGCCTTCCAGGCGTGCGGATTCGTCACACGATAACTCCCCTGCATGACCGTGCAGTTACACCCAAGCCAGGGAGGGCTCGATGGTGCGGCGGACCTTCGTAACGACGTGCGCGCGTTTCTTTCAACGCGCGAAAACGCGTTGTGGTCGAATTCTGACCATCGCCGTTGCCGTGGTAGCGAGTTCGCAATCGGCCAGTATCGCTTTCGCCACCTGGCTGGGTGAGATCGAAGAACCAGCGGTGGTCGAGCAGCCGGTCGCTGAGTCGTATCAAACGACCGATTGCGAATGTGCGCCGCAGCTCGCCGACGCGTGTTGCTGCCCGGACGACGGCCATTCTTTCAGCGTTTTCCTTGGGTTGGAAGGTTCCAAGCAGCCGCAGGACTTCGGCGTCAACGCGCATTTCGGCGGGCGTTCCGCGGTGAATTGGGGACTGCCCATCAGCCGGCGTTATGGCCTCGGCCTGCAACTCGGCACGGCCGTGAACGCCACGGCGAATGCCGTGCAAGTCGTCGAGCGCGTGGAAGGTTCCACTGGCCGCACGCAGAGCTTTACCACGGTCGGCGTGTTTCAACACACG is from Planctomycetia bacterium and encodes:
- a CDS encoding HD domain-containing phosphohydrolase; this translates as MSTAILCAPAAPTRQVDDESSIRLSEVMASLSCALDITEGQPEGHAARTALIGMRIASEIGMTAVDRGALFYALLLKDLGCSSNSAKMAYLFGADDQRLKRDVKTIDWPKMQQSFRYLVSHALPEAHPWERAMRIVSLVLQGPKGPRQLVETRCERGASIARSLGFPEATAVAIRQLDEHWNGKGHPDGLKREEISLGARIANLAQTVEVFFRERGRDAALQIARDRRKRWFDPELVDAFLGLRDDVPFWMHLATPDPMSAAARLEPRDVARYVSEAELDRIAAAFAQVVDAKSPWTFKHSSGVAKIASGIASTIGFDAEDVRRVHRMGLLHDLGKLGVSSMILDKPGKLTEEEFAALRAHPADSERILERVSCFAAYAPLAGAHHERLDGRGYFRGIRSGDLPLAARLMTVSDIYEALTAARPYRDGMPQEKALAILQKDSGKAVCSLACEGLVAYLKREEVTNRVDDQLRSLDSLLNELSGEHQVPLGPA